A single window of Coffea eugenioides isolate CCC68of chromosome 7, Ceug_1.0, whole genome shotgun sequence DNA harbors:
- the LOC113778537 gene encoding protein GRIP isoform X1 — translation MSSEEAQSAESVETLEKDATTLEKQLVDINNGREGELVIANGTHIRDQEIGDSHDKLVQMVVELNFQNEYLKSQLMGLKNLCLDSDGITPHKETVVAQEKSGGVKELEEQIESLRRELLEERQTRDAAEEALKHLRAVYSEADAKAQELAAQLAEAQQKMDQEIKQRDERYSELDSKLNRLHKRAKQRIQEVQKEKDDLEAQFRDANEKAEQSSSQLSAVQQELERTRQQANEALKAIDVERQQLRSANNKLRDNIEELRRSLEPKENVLEAMQQSLLEKEQMLENMRGSLQAAEEKRLAAMAELSSKHQMQIESLEAQIADALAERSKATETISSLRALVAEKESKIAEMDAASSGEAARLKAAIETVKGELIHLKSEHEKEKESLEMVSQSLRMKLETSENNYIRAEVELAKMRSQLESELSVQAQLINQKDSELLAAKEEISRLESEFSSYKVRAHALLQRKDSELAAARENEQLKALEEAYKEAEKEILLLSAERDKALQDLQNALASHAKDLSARDEALSIAEQQVKSMEIKLSSALSSHRSEKEAWEVNLQNVEETWRLRCEVLKAENEVSSGQTLQKELQDIKLQNKKLKDDHDSFRELADRMMEEKDKEISRLLDDNKSLRQLLDSRPSADRVDIDDSGPGKNDAPNSSTSAAEQQILILARQQAQREEELAQSQRHIFALQEEIEELEHENRLHSQQVAMLKEELRNMDRKQKREGVDLTYLKNVILKLLETGEVEALLPVVAMLLQFSPDEVQKCQNAYRSSTAAPPSPASDGVGSGLSLFSRFSFS, via the exons ATGTCCTCAGAAGAAGCACAGAGTGCTGAATCTGTTGAAACACTGGAGAAAGATGCCACAACACTAGAGAAACAGTTAGTTGACATAAACAATGGTAGGGAGGGAGAACTTGTGATAGCGAATGGAACACACATTAGGGATCAAGAGATCGGTGACAGTCATGACAAACTTGTGCAAATGGTTGTGGAGCTCAATTTCCAGAATGAGTACTTGAAGTCCCAGTTGATGGGACTGAAGAATCTCTGCTTGGATTCTGATGGGATCACTCCTCATAAAGAAACTGTGGTGGCTCAAGAAAAAAGTGGTGGTGTGAAAGAGCTTGAAGAACAGATAGAATCCTTGaggagagaacttttggaaGAAAGACAAACACGAGATGCTGCAGAGGAAGCCCTCAAGCACCTTCGAGCAGTATATTCTGAGGCTGATGCAAAGGCCCAAGAGCTTGCTGCTCAACTGGCTGAAG CTCAACAGAAGATGGATCAAGAAATTAAACAACGTGATGAAAGATACTCAGAACTTGATTCCAAATTGAACAGGCTGCATAAACGAGCAAAGCAGCGGATTCAAGAGGTTCAGAAG GAAAAAGATGATCTTGAGGCCCAATTTCGTGATGCCAATGAGAAGGCTGAACAGTCATCATCCCAATTATCAGCAGTACAGCAAGAACTTGAGCGCACGCGCCAGCAAGCAAATGAAGCGCTTAAAGCAATTGATGTTGAGAGGCAGCAATTACGAAGTGCAAACAATAA GCTTCGAGACAACATTGAAGAATTACGTCGTTCATTGGAGCCCAAAGAGAATGTTCTTGAGGCAATGCAGCAATCGCTTCTGGAAAAGGAGCAG ATGTTGGAAAACATGCGAGGATCATTACAGGCAGCTGAAGAGAAAAGGCTAGCTGCGATGGCTGAACTCTCTTCAAAGCACCAGATG CAAATAGAGAGTTTGGAAGCTCAGATAGCAGATGCATTAGCTGAAAGAAGTAAAGCTACCGAAACAATCTCATCTTTGAGG GCTTTGGTTGCTGAGAAAGAGTCTAAGATTGCAGAGATGGATGCAGCTTCAAGTGGTGAAGCAGCACGACTCAAAGCTGCTATTGAAACTGTCAAAGGGGAGCTTATACACCTGAAAAGTGAGCAT gaaaaggaaaaggagagtTTGGAAATGGTCTCTCAGTCACTCAGAATGAAGCTGGAGACTTCTGAGAACAACTATATACGTGCAGAAGTTGAACTTGCCAAGATGAGAA GTCAATTGGAATCAGAGTTGTCTGTGCAGGCTCAGCTCATAAACCAAAAGGATTCTGAACTTTTGGCAGCAAAAGAGGAG ATCAGCCGGCTAGAGAGTGAATTTTCCTCTTATAAGGTCCGGGCACATGCACTTCTGCAGAGGAAAGATTCCGAGCTAGCAGCTGCAAGGGAAAATGAACAGTTGAAAGCCCTTGAGGAGGCTTATAAA GAGGCTGAAAAAGAAATATTGCTTTTATCTGCTGAGAGGGACAAAGCCCTCCAGGATCTGCAAAATGCTTTGGCTAGTCATGCAAAGGACCTTTCTGCAAG AGATGAAGCACTTAGCATTGCGGAGCAACAGGTTAAGAGCATGGAGATCAAGCTAAGCTCTGCTCTTTCTAGCCACCGGTCAGAAAAGGAGGCATGGGAAGTAAACCTTCAAAATGTGGAAGAAACATGGCGAT TGAGGTGTGAAGTGCTGAAGGCTGAAAATGAGGTGTCCTCTGGTCAAACTCTCCAAAAGGAACTTCAGGACATTAAATTACAAAATAAGAAGTTGAAG GATGACCATGATTCTTTTCGTGAACTTGCTGATAGAATGATGGAGGAGAAGGACAAAGAGATTTCAAGACTTCTAGATGATAACAAGAGCCTTCGTCAGTTGTTAGATTCAAGGCCATCG GCTGATCGCGTAGATATTGATGATTCAG GTCCTGGTAAAAACGATGCCCCAAATTCAAGTACCTCTGCAGCAGAACAGCAAATCCTA ATTTTGGCTAGACAACAAGCTCAAAGGGAAGAGGAACTTGCCCAGTCACAACGGCACATTTTTGCACTTCAA gaagaaattgaagagcttGAACATGAAAATCGTCTCCACAGTCAGCAG GTAGCCATGTTGAAGGAAGAACTAAGGAACATGGATAGAAAGCAGAAGCGGGAAGGCGTGGACTTGACATATCTCAAAAATGTTATTCTGAAACTTCTCGAGAcag GTGAAGTGGAAGCTCTGCTGCCAGTAGTTGCAATGCTTCTCCAGTTTAGCCCAGATGAG GTGCAGAAGTGTCAAAATGCTTACCGCTCTTCCACTGCTGCTCCACCTAGCCCAGCAAGTGATGGCGTAGGATCTGGATTGTCTCTCTTCTCTAGATTCTCATTTTCTTGA
- the LOC113778537 gene encoding protein GRIP isoform X2 yields MLQRKPSSTFEQYILRLMQRPKSLLLNWLKKMDQEIKQRDERYSELDSKLNRLHKRAKQRIQEVQKEKDDLEAQFRDANEKAEQSSSQLSAVQQELERTRQQANEALKAIDVERQQLRSANNKLRDNIEELRRSLEPKENVLEAMQQSLLEKEQMLENMRGSLQAAEEKRLAAMAELSSKHQMQIESLEAQIADALAERSKATETISSLRALVAEKESKIAEMDAASSGEAARLKAAIETVKGELIHLKSEHEKEKESLEMVSQSLRMKLETSENNYIRAEVELAKMRSQLESELSVQAQLINQKDSELLAAKEEISRLESEFSSYKVRAHALLQRKDSELAAARENEQLKALEEAYKEAEKEILLLSAERDKALQDLQNALASHAKDLSARDEALSIAEQQVKSMEIKLSSALSSHRSEKEAWEVNLQNVEETWRLRCEVLKAENEVSSGQTLQKELQDIKLQNKKLKDDHDSFRELADRMMEEKDKEISRLLDDNKSLRQLLDSRPSADRVDIDDSGPGKNDAPNSSTSAAEQQILILARQQAQREEELAQSQRHIFALQEEIEELEHENRLHSQQVAMLKEELRNMDRKQKREGVDLTYLKNVILKLLETGEVEALLPVVAMLLQFSPDEVQKCQNAYRSSTAAPPSPASDGVGSGLSLFSRFSFS; encoded by the exons ATGCTGCAGAGGAAGCCCTCAAGCACCTTCGAGCAGTATATTCTGAGGCTGATGCAAAGGCCCAAGAGCTTGCTGCTCAACTGGCTGAAG AAGATGGATCAAGAAATTAAACAACGTGATGAAAGATACTCAGAACTTGATTCCAAATTGAACAGGCTGCATAAACGAGCAAAGCAGCGGATTCAAGAGGTTCAGAAG GAAAAAGATGATCTTGAGGCCCAATTTCGTGATGCCAATGAGAAGGCTGAACAGTCATCATCCCAATTATCAGCAGTACAGCAAGAACTTGAGCGCACGCGCCAGCAAGCAAATGAAGCGCTTAAAGCAATTGATGTTGAGAGGCAGCAATTACGAAGTGCAAACAATAA GCTTCGAGACAACATTGAAGAATTACGTCGTTCATTGGAGCCCAAAGAGAATGTTCTTGAGGCAATGCAGCAATCGCTTCTGGAAAAGGAGCAG ATGTTGGAAAACATGCGAGGATCATTACAGGCAGCTGAAGAGAAAAGGCTAGCTGCGATGGCTGAACTCTCTTCAAAGCACCAGATG CAAATAGAGAGTTTGGAAGCTCAGATAGCAGATGCATTAGCTGAAAGAAGTAAAGCTACCGAAACAATCTCATCTTTGAGG GCTTTGGTTGCTGAGAAAGAGTCTAAGATTGCAGAGATGGATGCAGCTTCAAGTGGTGAAGCAGCACGACTCAAAGCTGCTATTGAAACTGTCAAAGGGGAGCTTATACACCTGAAAAGTGAGCAT gaaaaggaaaaggagagtTTGGAAATGGTCTCTCAGTCACTCAGAATGAAGCTGGAGACTTCTGAGAACAACTATATACGTGCAGAAGTTGAACTTGCCAAGATGAGAA GTCAATTGGAATCAGAGTTGTCTGTGCAGGCTCAGCTCATAAACCAAAAGGATTCTGAACTTTTGGCAGCAAAAGAGGAG ATCAGCCGGCTAGAGAGTGAATTTTCCTCTTATAAGGTCCGGGCACATGCACTTCTGCAGAGGAAAGATTCCGAGCTAGCAGCTGCAAGGGAAAATGAACAGTTGAAAGCCCTTGAGGAGGCTTATAAA GAGGCTGAAAAAGAAATATTGCTTTTATCTGCTGAGAGGGACAAAGCCCTCCAGGATCTGCAAAATGCTTTGGCTAGTCATGCAAAGGACCTTTCTGCAAG AGATGAAGCACTTAGCATTGCGGAGCAACAGGTTAAGAGCATGGAGATCAAGCTAAGCTCTGCTCTTTCTAGCCACCGGTCAGAAAAGGAGGCATGGGAAGTAAACCTTCAAAATGTGGAAGAAACATGGCGAT TGAGGTGTGAAGTGCTGAAGGCTGAAAATGAGGTGTCCTCTGGTCAAACTCTCCAAAAGGAACTTCAGGACATTAAATTACAAAATAAGAAGTTGAAG GATGACCATGATTCTTTTCGTGAACTTGCTGATAGAATGATGGAGGAGAAGGACAAAGAGATTTCAAGACTTCTAGATGATAACAAGAGCCTTCGTCAGTTGTTAGATTCAAGGCCATCG GCTGATCGCGTAGATATTGATGATTCAG GTCCTGGTAAAAACGATGCCCCAAATTCAAGTACCTCTGCAGCAGAACAGCAAATCCTA ATTTTGGCTAGACAACAAGCTCAAAGGGAAGAGGAACTTGCCCAGTCACAACGGCACATTTTTGCACTTCAA gaagaaattgaagagcttGAACATGAAAATCGTCTCCACAGTCAGCAG GTAGCCATGTTGAAGGAAGAACTAAGGAACATGGATAGAAAGCAGAAGCGGGAAGGCGTGGACTTGACATATCTCAAAAATGTTATTCTGAAACTTCTCGAGAcag GTGAAGTGGAAGCTCTGCTGCCAGTAGTTGCAATGCTTCTCCAGTTTAGCCCAGATGAG GTGCAGAAGTGTCAAAATGCTTACCGCTCTTCCACTGCTGCTCCACCTAGCCCAGCAAGTGATGGCGTAGGATCTGGATTGTCTCTCTTCTCTAGATTCTCATTTTCTTGA